The genomic interval caactggaaatcctaactggaaccagttgggtaactggaaatgacttccaattgggaatgatttctaactggaaccagttgagtaactggaaatcccaactggaaccagttgggcaactggaaatcctaactggaaccagttgggtaactggaaatgacttccaattggaaatgatttcttactggaaccagttgagtaactggaaatcccaactggaaccagttgggcaactggaaatcctaactggaaccagttgggtaactggaaatgacttccaattggaaatgatttctaactggaaccagttgggcaactggaaatcctaactggaaccagttgggtaactggaaatgacttccaactggaaatgatttctaactggaaccagttgagtaactggaaatcccaactggaaccagttgggcaactggaaatcctaactggaaccagttgggtaactggaaatgacttccaattggaaatgatttcttactggaaccagttgagtaactggaaatcccaactggaaccagttgggcaactggaaatcctaactggaaccagttgggtaactggaaatgacttccaattggaaatgatttctaactggaaccagttgggcaactggaaatcctaactggaaccagttgggtaactggaaatgacttccaattggaaatgatttctaactggaaccagttgggcaactggaaatcctaactggaaccagttgggtaactggaaatgacttccaactggaaatgatttctaactggaaccagttgggtaactggaaatcctaacttgaaccattcagttgtgtaactggaaatcctaactggtaccaattgggtaactgagatgacttctaactggaaagatgggtaactggaaatgaattctaattggaaccagttgggtaactggaaattatttccaattggtttccaattggaaattttccagttacccaactggatccaattgaaaccagaaatttgcatattatttcccagtgtgcacagattaatgttttatgagattaatcatcattaacaatgtatctatttaattctttacaatttcaagtaccacactttttaaagattagtatttagaatacttagcagtgaaaaccatgttcataaatgttatagattataattaaaacagattaaaggataattagtacaccactaactgttaccaaattacatcaaataaaagtacatatatttgaagatcttccatatatatatatatacatgaaagtctgtattttatcaatgccatTTACATTGGTAataatagacatataacactgcttctgtgttggcatgataaatagttactgcaaatgctaattaatttgtaactaattaagttcgttccaactggaagttccaattggatccagttggaaaccaattggtttcaactggttccagttgaaaccagttgcctccaattggtttcaactggaaccaattgaaaccagttgcctccaattggattcaattggttttaatagggaaattggaacaactggcaccaattgacaacaattgccaactggttccagttgcccaattggttttaactggaaccaattggcaactggttttcaattggtttttaactggaaccaattggcaactggttttcaattggaaccagttgttccaatttccctattgaaaccagttggccaactggtttcaattggttttgccctaattggttttaactggattttggtcctgggtttCATCATTTTAATAATTGCAAGGGGATTGACgtacaaatgtaaaaaaaggttgtGATCCATTTCATGATACACTGACAGGTCCTAGCTAAAAGCGGTGCATCTTTTTGTGAACACATTGCAGTGCAATTTTTGTACAGTGAGTGCCAGAAATAAGGCCGATAGGTTATATAATATTACATAATCGTGTATCTCTCTCGAGCATCTTTGAGATATCACAGACCTGCATGAACGCTCTAGCTCTATGTATATATACGGGAGGTATTATTATATTGGATACAGCATTCCCTAGCTTTGATCGCTGCGAAGATTCTGATCATCGGTTCCTTCAAATTTTCAATACCTTAATACAACCTGCACACTGGTACATACACTCGGTTACGagttctctcattctttatttactatttcaaaatcatCAGTGGATGGATATCCAATATGAATATATCTCGCAGAGTAGGATCCGAAGTATGATCTATAGGCGTAGAATGCAGAAGAGGTGAATTGCAGATTCATTGAAAGTTGTGATCCTTCCTATATGCCATTACCATTCGCGAATTAATTTCGTAAATGGTCGAGATGGCTACGTGACCACTTTCTCTATCGAACCGATGTCGACAGCGCCAAATATATTCTTCGTCTACTATCCATTGACTTTTACATGAAAGGATCTACCATccaatatacatgcatgtataatgGGTTTGTGTTTCACGGACGTAGTAATGgataatttcatttgaaatgttTGACTTGGGAGGTACTGATCTGATTAGCAGTTAATCTTCATCACCCTTGATCTTCATCGTTGTAACCCCAATTTGAGCATTACTACATTAATTATTATGCACGTATAGTGCCAAGATAGACTTGATTAATATATATCCAATTGAACAACATGAATGAAGAGGAAGCATCAAGAAAATGGTACTCAGTCCGGAAGGATGATTTCAAGTTAACGTGTGATTGTATTGATGAGGTTTTAAAACAACATGTAAGTATTtatgatataggcctaaataCTGTGTTCCTTGTAAATTCATGGTTTATACTATCATGGTTGCgtataattatgatttaatgaAAAGCTTGTTTGTTTATGGTATCAAAATTTCCCAAATTCTAATATATGAATACGCCAATATTGCggatgtgtgggtgtgtgtgtgacaccaattccccccccccctctctctctctctacatatCTGGGCGCCATTTTCACTAGTAATTATTCAATTGTTGCAAGTACCATATGGAAACTTTGATTGATGGTAATGTATTGATGTAACTCCTCGTACCCATGACTTCATTTTATATTCTCTCTTCCAGGGTCGTATTCCTTTCATCATTTACGCTATCTACCGTTTGGTTTTGGCTCTATACTTCTTCACATTCCTTATCTTCTTTGGCGTAAGCAGTGCCGAATTTCTTGGAGTCAAATTCCTCATCTACCTGACCGATTGGACGTACATATTAGCGACACTTTATCTTATAGTTGCTTGTTTCAACACCATCGCGACCACGAGCTGTTACTGCATTGGTGGCTGCATAGGAAAGGGTAAGATTTGCGGATTGCATGCTCAAGATACCAATCAACATAATCAAAGTGAAGACAATTTTAAAGGATCTGTGACGCCTTGGACCtgttgcataaaatatttttttcaatgggttattgtcaatggcataattttgtttgccagagtaTCTCATGGCAAAAGTTAATATGCAACAGACCCCTGCTGGGCATGCTTGTCGGTATATGACGGCCTATGGCAGTTaaattcttttattatttaacCAAATTTCTCGATTTTAAGATTTATAACATCTTGATATTAAAAAGTGATATCAAGATGTGAAttaaattgatatcaataaatggGATTAAATGATGAGACAACTTGTCATAGTTACGTACGTCAGCATACGCTGACTTAGAGGTCGAGGTGCCTTAGAGATGTATATGTTGGTTCATACTTAATTGAGTTCGAAACTTATAAGAACTCCAAATGGTTGACTGAATTAGTGTTATGATCCTCGACAGAAGTGGACAAGTGTCCCGTTTTGTGATCAATGAAATGGTTTcagtaaaataaaacaaaaatgtgatAGTGTGTGGAAGAGCGAACTTCAAAATGACAGGTGATAACCAGTTAATATCATGACCTCTGTAAAATTGCTGGTGTAAGTGTCCCACCACACACATACTCTAATGGGAGGGGGGGGCTTTATATTTCCTTCCTTTATTTGATTTCCTATTTACTCCATTCATTACAGGCGTTGTAAGGAATCAGTTTCAGTGGCTCCTGCTTAACATATCCGCGACGGTATCCATGATTGTCACCGTCGTCTACTGGACAGCACTCCGCCCTTTCATGAACGAAAAACTCCCAATCTATCTCGACATCACCATCCATCTCTTACCCGCCATCATTTGCCTCGTCGACATCCTCCTAACTACTGTTATCGTCCGCTTCGTCCATGTCGTATACCCGTTCGTCTACCTCTTCATCTACCTCCTCTTTGCCGTGATTTACTGGGCGGCAGGTGGAACAGATCCCGCTGGAAATCCCTTTATATACCCTATCATTGACTTTGGAAATTATCCCGGGATCGCCGTAGCGTCAGTATTCGGGGTTTGTTTGGCAACGTTACTGGCACAGGCGGCGTTGAAGGGTTTATACGCGTTGCGCCATCGTTATATTGACGAACTTAGACTAACTGGAACAATATCTCATCACAGTCATGAAGTGTTAGAAGTTCAGCTTGAAGATCAAAGCTGAAGTAAACAAATCCGTAAACCCTAACTGATATCAAACAATAATTAATCTTCGAGAATGCAAGTCAtcttacatatatttttaatgaatttacaTAATGGAGTACAACCTTGCATTCTGCACGTTTAAcgttacataattatacatgtagtatgtaaTTCGAAAGTCTGAAAAGCACGAGCTGTTTTTCATAAATGAAAATACAGCGTTTAAAACggaaataatgaagattatTCAGTCtgcgtaaaaaaaaatatcaccagaACTCATTGTGAAGTTAAATTGACAACGCTTCGTTAGAATGAGACGGGATGAAAGGGTTATTGACTCTTATTCCTGCTgttgctgttgctgctgctgatgataatataatgatgatgattttttagATAATGAGGATGATAAGGATAATGGCGTCGATATGATAAAgacaataatgatgacgatggtggtggtggtggtggtggtgatgatgatgatgatgatggtggtggtggtagtgatgatggatgatgatgatcaatggcataccgtgggtcacggcattggtcaggcacaagcaaaaattttaagtCACTTAGTGgacgcgcaaagcgcgctcaattgccaggtaaaCTGACCTAAtatagacattttaaggactgtcccattaaacggatatgtacctcactgatcaaataatgcaagcgcgaagcacaaACTGAAAATTCTCCACTTGCCATAGGTCAAAACTAGTTTTCGgctaaatacatttgtttatacagggccaaaattatggaactcCCTTCCTTCTTCATTGAAGCAATCAGTTAGCCTTAGTGTTTTTAGAAACAAGTTAAATACCGATTTACTGAAGAAATACTTAAATCAGTAAACGAATGCCTGCTTGTTATATCTCGTCTAACTTTATAAATTGTGaaattgtgttcaaaatttAGAATAACTCATTAGCTgtgattaaaaatttgaaacattattcaaaatcattaatttctgccattttttcctctTCATTTGCCCCATTGTGGTATTTCCATGTGTAATCGACATATCGTTTAACATGATTTTACAtgattttattctgttttttagAGAGAGAAAGTGCCGATTCATAGTAGGCCGATAATGAAACCTACGGCAACTACTATTTCAACAACATATGCCTATTTGCCAAAGGAACATTATAGGTCAGCGGTAGGCTTGACATTGTAACTATTTAGCTTGAAATCGTGAGAGCCCCAagcaatacataaaataaactgATGCAACTTAAGTCATTTCCACATTTCAGGGTTCAATAGCGGGAAGAATCCCCCCATACAAGTAAATTGGAAATGGAATTCTTgttaaacaagtttaaaaataGTTATGATGTTGGCCTCAGAGTTGTTTATGAGATAGATAGCGACGATATGTTGCTATATTTATAGTAGTAAAACCCATTTCCTGTTTTCTTTAAGCTTTCCTATTCACACCAGTATCTACAATAATGAAGGATGAAATAGAATGCGCAAATTAAAACTGAGGAAACTGAGAGTGAACCATAGGAGACTAGTTTCTTTAAGTCAAGTGGATGATTAATTGGCGTGCTGGTTGAGGTGTTGTGTCGGGGAATAAAAACGGGGTAGGTTGTTCCATCATGGTCAATAGATGGTGTTGACTCAGTTATAGGTAAGGTGGCATTGAAGCAAGTTTCTTTGATGAGTGTATCATTCATAGGATTCCATTCCCAATCATCACACGAACATCCATTCATGCTTTGGCCTTGGAAAGATGAACAACAATACACAGGATCAGAATGCCTAACAAGAAATTTCTGCTTGATGATTTTTCCACTCTCTCTCGGCTTGTGCAACGGCTGTATCGTCAATCCACCTTGGAAACACACAATCTGTCCTGGCGAACTTCCTGCTGATGCCGAACAAAGTATTCTGGTCCATTTTGCGCCATCCTTGCTTCTTGATTCACAGGTTGTTTTACCTAGAGGATAGGCAACATCCAATCCAATTCTTACATCCTCTTGAACACTTTCTCCTTGCTTGTAAGCACTGAGAACATACATCCCTGCGTCCTCTCTAGAAACCTGAATTATTTCCAGATGAAGTGTACAAAGATTTTCCATCCCAGTAACATTCAGGATGGCTATTTTATAATTTGGTGGCAATACTGTCTTACCAATTGAACCATATAACGCAGGTCTTATTCCATTGCGGAGAGTTACCGTGGTACTTTCGCATGGATATTGGAACTTAAGTTTCACATCCCCTCCTTCTTGTACTGTAATTGATGCACATCCATCTAATAGAGCCGTTGTAACAATCAGAATAAGAATGTTAATTATCGGCCTCCCCATCGTTTCTTTCCTCAAAGCTGAAATAACAATCATAGAAATAAACATCCTGTAACATTTCAATGTGTATGCCTTGATGAACCCTTCAACAAAGTTTCCGAACAAGAGTGAATTTTGACACACAATCTATCGACAAACATGAATTATCTTATGGAACCTTTATGTTTATGGGGATCaaagtataattatttttaactaTCGTGTATATATTTGCTAACTGCATGGACTTTCAATCtaataaaattactttttttataggTGTTTTCCACTTATTTGGTGGCATATAGAAAGCGaagtaaaatacatttttagtgTGTTGATCACTTATTTATTCCCCTTTTAAATTAATCAACTTAATCTTGAGGCGGCTTGGCCTATAAACTGATTGTGGCAATTACAGTTGAAACGGTTTTAGGTTTGAATATGAACAGCATGTCATATAGAACGtatatctattttaaaaaatagttcTAGGCAAAGACGTTCAAATGGGATTTTTTCAATAGTTAAATATAGTTTAAATAGTTTTTAAGTATGCCTATACAGCTTATTAAAGACAGGAAAGTGGAGAATCTGGAACGGGAGCAACGTTAAATTAAGGCTTGTAGGTAAGgcttattcatttcattaaaaggaattttaaggaatatatacATTTCTTGTTCTGCAAGTATGGTGTTTTGGGTTTTATATCTTCGTAGAAAACAGTGGCTGATTTTCCTTCCCTTATGCCTCCTTCCAACTTTCATGCGATCCGTTGCGAAAACCACGATTGGCCTTTCCTAACAGATCGCGAAAATGTTtggaccattcaaaaatttgtctacgatcaatacgattgccACGACTGATCTGTTACGAACTGATATGACGTGATACGATCTGATATGACGTGATACGATCTGATATGACGTGATACGATCTGATAAGACCTGATACGATCTGATATGACCTGATACGATCTGATATGACCCGATACGATCCGATATGACCTGATACGATCTGATATGACCTGATACGATCTGATATGACGTGATACGATCTGATATGACCTGATACGATCTGATATGACGTGATACGATCTGATATGACGTGATACGATCTGATATGACGTGATACGATCTGATATGACCCGATACGATCCGATATGACCTGATACGATCTGATATGACCTGATACGATCTTATATGAATCGTGAAAGTGGGAACTAGGTATAAGCATTTGATATTGCCAACTGCGATATTATTATCTTCCCCTCTGAACCAGTGCATGCTGAATCAAGCCATTTGCCCGATATAACGAGCACCCTCTACGTTTCTCACAGTAGAGGGTTGCTGGTCTTTGATTTCTGTCAATATGTAACAAGTCTTCAATGTCCAATGAAATCCAACACAACTTTTACCAAGGGAACCTCGATGACTTTCAGAATTAAGTcaaataattgatatttcaatacGAGATATGGGAAGGCTTATACCAATCCCTATTTTGTAGGCCTTTGttatacacaattttttttaacttatcaTATTTGTCGATGCTATAGAAGTTAGAAGCTCTCAAATCACCAAttgaaggaaaacaaaaaattcCATAAACAAACAATTATTATGAATTACCTGAAATGTACCAAATATACCATAATTTATGTGCCAATGTTTAATTTTGGATAATCAGGAGATATTCTTtcctgttttttgtttgtttgttttttttttaccaagggAACCTCGATGACtttcagaatgaataaatattctTTACTGTGATGTAAAGTACGATTCTGCGCCAAATTAATGCAGCATGGCTGTAACGAATTAATCCAGATGCAAAGGATGTTCTATAGGCCTAGACATATACATGATGAGTTGCAGTAAATGTCTTCATAAAccccttttcaatgaaattaacttgaaatttgatacttaaaagtgttaattaaaaaattgtcatgttGATTATTAAAAAGGTATTTTGCTATGCCTTACTTttgcgcaaatcaaaatttacatcaaggCAAAATGCCTACTGATTTTTCAAGCGTAAACCTATACTACatgaatatggtatcaaaaaaatGTTGGGATGGAAATACTCTTTCGGGCcataaattataaatatgtaGTCATGACAAATCCTTTCCTTAGATTGGTGATTTGTgtggtgtaatttttttttctgactcacaCGGCATTTGGTTATTTATTCGTTATTGGTTGTTACTGGAATAATTTAGTTTCCTCCTGATACTTAATTAAGACCTTTTActgagaaaattaaaacaatttttaacactttaaaatgtcagaaaaaaaatatataatgtgaTTACCGTTTGAACCTGATCGATTATTCTATTTACAGcaattaaaacaatttatttttagatattaTCCGTTAGTAACACAACCAACAAGGGCCACTCAGAGCAAAAATTGTTTTGTTACTTGAtctatgaataaagaaagaaaacggCAAATATTGTAATTTAATGTATAGGGACTGCTCTCATTTCATCATCTTCTGTATTTATCAAGTTTCTTCTCATAATGTCATTGTACAAACAAGCAAAAAATTAAACACGAAAATAAGTTAGCCTTGTATGACACATCATGATGAAGGCCTGAATACCCTAGTAATGGTAATagtgttttctctctctctctgagcTTCAGTGTGAATACTAAAAATACCTCACCATCACCCTACATTTGTAATTTAATAATAGTTTGATTATAGTATTTTAAATCACTCTTTATAGTGTAACTGAAGCGTATATTTCGTGATGGAATTCCACAATGGCTCTAGGACTTAGTCATCTGGTTTATCAAACTGTTGTTTTCCTAATAACCATCTAGCGTTATGAAAGAGCGCAGCGAGCGAGGAAAACCAGCATGAAGAGAAAGTTTGTCTACAAAGTGTAACATGGATCTATATTTTAATCACATCGGAAAGTGTAACTTAGTCAACAACGTCATGGACCCGCGGAGGTCTATCAATGCGTACCATAATCATTTCGTTCTTCCATTAGTATTTGACAATCTCGATTGCCGtccgaaatcacaatttttacCACAAGCGACCGACCGCTGACTAATGCACGTTACTCCAGTAATTATgtaagtaaaaatatatataggacTAACTAGCAGTTTAAAAGAATTAACATGTATTCAAATTCAACTTcgttataaatatgaaaagtaTACCAAAAAATATAACCGATACTGGGTAAGAAACACTGCGAGAGAACAAAACGAACGAACACtgttatggatttttttttttatattcttgtcGGCAAATTTGCGACACTCCTTtgttaaaaaagagagaaaatgtgaGAGAGATCAAGGAAAGAATATGATACATGACAGGAGTTTCATTAAATCAAAGTAAAAGACacggagaaaagaaagaagaccTAAATGACCTTAGCTTTTagtctttctccttttttttctttccccatcttttatccccccaccccccccccccccctccttctacAGCcgtcctctcttttcccttcatTTGTTGACATCGGCA from Lytechinus pictus isolate F3 Inbred chromosome 2, Lp3.0, whole genome shotgun sequence carries:
- the LOC129276383 gene encoding protein rolling stone-like, whose protein sequence is MNEEEASRKWYSVRKDDFKLTCDCIDEVLKQHGRIPFIIYAIYRLVLALYFFTFLIFFGVSSAEFLGVKFLIYLTDWTYILATLYLIVACFNTIATTSCYCIGGCIGKGVVRNQFQWLLLNISATVSMIVTVVYWTALRPFMNEKLPIYLDITIHLLPAIICLVDILLTTVIVRFVHVVYPFVYLFIYLLFAVIYWAAGGTDPAGNPFIYPIIDFGNYPGIAVASVFGVCLATLLAQAALKGLYALRHRYIDELRLTGTISHHSHEVLEVQLEDQS